The following proteins are encoded in a genomic region of Dialister hominis:
- the gyrB gene encoding DNA topoisomerase (ATP-hydrolyzing) subunit B, producing the protein MAEDIHEIQDRHAEENGKSDYGAKDIRVLEGLEAVRMRPGMYIGSTSARGLHHLVYEVVDNSIDEALAGYCTHIEVVLNDDGSCTVTDNGRGIPTGMHETGKPAMEVVLTVLHAGGKFGGDGYPISGGLHGVGISVVNALSEWMKVVVKREGEFHEIKLSRGIVTQPMKTYGKTDETGTSVTFKPDAEIFKEGVDFDYDTLKVRMRELAFLNKGLVITLEDHRDGAVRSEQFHYAGGIAEFVQFLNEGKDLVDPSVIAFEGEKDKVIVDIAMQYQTGYTENMYTFVNDINTVEGGMHLAGFRAALTRVINDYARKNNFLKPNEDNLSGDDVREGLTCVISVKVPNPQFEGQTKTKLGNLEVKGIVDNIVSEGLKTYLEEHPQEARAVIEKGITASRAREAAKRARELTRRKNALEVSSLPGKLADCTEKDPRFLEIYIVEGDSAGGSAKTGRDRRFQAILPLRGKILNVEKARLDRVLNSDAIRTMVTAFGTGVGEDFDIKKLRYYKIIIMTDADVDGAHIRTLLLTFFYRYMKPLITEGHVYIAQPPLYQVRKGRQKYYTYDDDEQNKLLAKIGIDGCAIQRYKGLGEMNPEQLWDTTMNPEQRVMLKVELTDAVEADRLFTILMGDKVEPRRLFIEEHAKDVTNLDL; encoded by the coding sequence ATGGCTGAAGACATTCATGAAATTCAGGACCGGCACGCCGAAGAGAACGGCAAGAGCGATTACGGCGCCAAGGATATACGAGTACTGGAAGGACTGGAAGCGGTTCGCATGCGTCCTGGCATGTACATCGGCTCCACATCGGCACGCGGCCTGCATCATCTGGTCTACGAAGTCGTCGACAACAGTATTGATGAAGCGCTGGCAGGCTACTGCACGCACATCGAAGTCGTCCTGAATGACGACGGCAGCTGCACCGTTACCGATAACGGCCGCGGCATCCCGACTGGCATGCACGAAACAGGAAAGCCCGCCATGGAAGTCGTACTGACAGTCCTCCACGCAGGCGGCAAATTCGGCGGCGACGGCTACCCGATTTCCGGCGGCCTGCACGGCGTCGGTATTTCTGTCGTCAACGCTTTGTCCGAATGGATGAAGGTCGTCGTCAAGAGAGAGGGCGAGTTCCATGAAATAAAACTGTCCCGCGGGATTGTGACCCAGCCGATGAAGACCTATGGCAAGACAGATGAAACAGGCACAAGCGTCACCTTCAAGCCGGACGCTGAAATCTTCAAGGAAGGCGTCGACTTCGACTATGACACACTGAAGGTCCGCATGAGAGAGCTGGCCTTCCTGAACAAGGGCCTCGTCATTACTCTGGAAGACCACAGAGACGGCGCTGTCAGAAGCGAACAGTTCCACTATGCCGGCGGCATCGCCGAATTCGTCCAGTTCCTGAACGAAGGCAAGGACCTCGTCGATCCATCCGTTATTGCATTTGAAGGCGAAAAGGACAAGGTCATTGTCGACATTGCCATGCAGTACCAGACCGGGTACACGGAAAACATGTACACCTTCGTTAACGACATCAATACCGTCGAAGGCGGCATGCACCTGGCAGGCTTTAGAGCTGCGCTCACCCGTGTCATCAATGATTATGCTAGAAAGAACAATTTCCTGAAGCCGAACGAAGACAACCTGTCCGGCGACGACGTCAGAGAAGGTTTGACCTGCGTCATTTCCGTCAAGGTTCCGAACCCGCAGTTCGAAGGCCAGACGAAGACGAAGCTGGGCAATCTTGAAGTCAAGGGCATCGTCGACAACATTGTTTCCGAAGGCTTGAAGACATACCTGGAAGAACATCCGCAGGAAGCACGCGCTGTCATTGAAAAGGGCATCACCGCATCCCGCGCCAGGGAAGCAGCCAAGAGAGCAAGAGAACTCACCCGCAGAAAGAATGCGCTTGAAGTATCCAGCCTCCCGGGCAAGCTGGCCGACTGCACGGAAAAAGATCCGCGCTTCCTTGAAATCTACATCGTCGAAGGTGACTCCGCAGGCGGATCTGCAAAGACCGGCCGTGACCGCCGTTTCCAGGCTATCCTTCCGCTCCGCGGCAAGATCCTGAACGTCGAAAAGGCACGCCTTGACAGAGTCCTGAATTCCGACGCCATCCGTACCATGGTCACTGCCTTTGGCACCGGCGTAGGCGAAGACTTCGATATCAAGAAACTCCGTTACTACAAGATTATCATCATGACCGATGCCGATGTCGACGGCGCTCATATCAGAACACTGCTTCTGACATTCTTCTACCGCTACATGAAACCGCTCATCACTGAAGGTCATGTCTACATCGCTCAGCCTCCGCTGTACCAGGTACGTAAAGGCCGTCAGAAATACTATACCTATGACGACGATGAACAGAACAAGCTTCTCGCAAAGATCGGCATCGACGGATGCGCCATCCAGCGTTACAAAGGTCTTGGCGAAATGAACCCGGAACAGCTCTGGGACACCACCATGAACCCGGAACAGCGCGTCATGCTGAAAGTCGAATTGACCGATGCTGTAGAAGCAGACCGCCTCTTCACCATCCTCATGGGCGACAAAGTAGAACCAAGACGTCTCTTCATTGAAGAACACGCCAAGGATGTAACGAACCTCGACCTGTAA
- a CDS encoding Lrp/AsnC family transcriptional regulator, with translation MWEMIPKELDETDMKIIHALRKNGRISMTELGKEVFMTSQAVKNRIARLQDLGVVERYTVNVNCPLFGYTIHCVFELVTDEKTREGFLEFMKHTEYHIFHCYRVDGAYRFFLDAHFHSEKSRADFIREVSAFGRLTTHQVMEEIQGLHPVDE, from the coding sequence ATGTGGGAGATGATTCCGAAGGAACTGGATGAGACGGATATGAAAATCATCCACGCCCTTCGAAAGAACGGACGCATTTCTATGACAGAGCTGGGCAAGGAAGTCTTCATGACGAGCCAGGCCGTGAAGAACCGCATTGCAAGGCTGCAGGACTTGGGCGTCGTGGAGCGCTACACGGTGAACGTGAACTGTCCGCTCTTCGGCTACACGATCCACTGCGTCTTCGAGCTCGTGACAGATGAGAAGACGAGGGAAGGCTTCCTCGAATTCATGAAACATACAGAATACCATATTTTCCACTGCTACCGCGTGGACGGCGCATACCGCTTCTTTCTTGATGCGCACTTCCACAGCGAAAAATCCAGAGCGGACTTCATCCGTGAAGTTTCCGCATTCGGCCGCCTTACGACACATCAGGTCATGGAAGAAATCCAGGGCCTTCACCCCGTAGATGAATGA
- a CDS encoding anaerobic C4-dicarboxylate transporter, with protein MEMFLGFMVLLACLFLGIKHGGIGLAVISGIGLMAYTFLFGYKPGSPPIGVMLTIMAVVTCAGFLQTSGGLTVMLKYAERFLRNNPKHITILAPVTTWLLTVLCGTGHVVYTMFPIIYDISIKENIRPERPMAVSSIASQMGISASPVSVAVVSIVGFMAAAGYTYSLLQILAVSIPATLIGVIAAALMSYRRGKDLADDKEFQEMIKDPEQKKYVYGENESLQGKELPSSYYHATIIFLVGILCIAVLGNFPDLLPHFADAKGKMQAISMTTVIQMVMLFVSSIILFVCHTKAKEVGNSQVFRAGIVALVSVYGVAWMADTYFANHMAVLKTFLGAAVTEYPWAYALVLFLTSKLVNSQGAAVAIVMPIALNVGMDPVMVLSFIPACYGYFFLPTYPSDLACIGFDRSGTTKIGRFVLNHSFMLPGLTGVFTACVAGFIIAHILY; from the coding sequence ATGGAAATGTTTTTAGGATTTATGGTGCTCCTTGCCTGCCTGTTCCTTGGAATCAAGCATGGCGGGATCGGATTGGCGGTCATCAGCGGCATCGGTCTGATGGCTTATACATTCCTTTTCGGATACAAGCCGGGCAGCCCGCCTATCGGCGTTATGCTGACAATCATGGCAGTTGTTACCTGCGCAGGCTTCCTGCAGACATCCGGCGGTCTGACCGTCATGCTGAAGTATGCGGAACGCTTCCTCAGAAATAACCCGAAGCATATCACGATTCTGGCTCCGGTCACCACATGGCTCCTGACTGTCCTCTGCGGCACAGGCCATGTCGTCTACACCATGTTCCCGATCATTTATGATATTTCCATCAAGGAAAATATTCGTCCGGAACGCCCGATGGCCGTTTCTTCCATCGCATCCCAGATGGGCATCTCTGCATCCCCGGTATCCGTTGCTGTCGTTTCCATCGTCGGATTCATGGCAGCTGCAGGCTATACCTACTCCCTGCTCCAGATTCTTGCCGTATCCATTCCGGCAACCCTGATCGGCGTCATCGCAGCTGCTCTCATGAGCTACAGAAGAGGCAAGGACCTCGCTGACGACAAAGAATTCCAGGAAATGATCAAAGATCCGGAACAGAAGAAATATGTGTACGGTGAAAACGAATCCCTGCAGGGCAAGGAACTTCCGTCTTCTTACTACCACGCTACCATCATTTTCCTCGTCGGCATCCTCTGCATCGCAGTCCTCGGCAATTTCCCGGATCTGCTCCCGCACTTCGCTGATGCCAAAGGCAAGATGCAAGCCATTTCCATGACAACCGTCATCCAGATGGTCATGCTCTTCGTTTCTTCGATTATCCTCTTCGTCTGCCACACCAAAGCCAAGGAAGTCGGCAACAGCCAGGTCTTCCGCGCAGGCATCGTCGCACTCGTATCCGTTTACGGCGTTGCATGGATGGCTGATACATACTTTGCCAACCACATGGCAGTCCTGAAGACATTCCTCGGCGCTGCTGTCACCGAATACCCATGGGCGTATGCGCTCGTCCTGTTCCTGACATCCAAGCTCGTCAATTCCCAGGGCGCAGCCGTTGCCATCGTCATGCCGATCGCTTTGAACGTAGGAATGGACCCGGTCATGGTCCTGTCCTTCATTCCGGCTTGCTACGGCTACTTCTTCCTTCCGACCTATCCGTCGGACCTTGCCTGCATCGGCTTCGACCGTTCCGGCACCACAAAAATCGGCCGCTTCGTACTGAACCACAGCTTCATGCTCCCGGGCCTCACCGGCGTGTTCACAGCCTGCGTTGCCGGCTTCATCATCGCTCATATTCTTTACTGA
- the crcB gene encoding fluoride efflux transporter CrcB codes for MQNYLFPLWVALGGALGSLCRYGTTIYMARMAGTYFPFGTLAVNGAGSFLIGLLSVLLVKAYPNPAAAAFLITGFLGGLTTFSSFMNETMQYLQAGDILQGFLYLFLQLAGGLLFVMLGWFIGTRVFL; via the coding sequence ATGCAGAACTACTTATTCCCACTCTGGGTAGCCCTTGGAGGCGCCCTAGGTTCCCTCTGCCGCTATGGCACGACGATTTACATGGCAAGAATGGCAGGCACCTACTTTCCCTTCGGGACACTTGCCGTCAATGGCGCAGGATCCTTCCTGATCGGACTCTTGTCAGTCCTTCTTGTCAAAGCCTATCCCAATCCCGCCGCTGCCGCCTTCCTCATCACAGGCTTCCTCGGCGGCCTCACCACCTTTTCCTCCTTCATGAACGAAACCATGCAGTACCTCCAGGCAGGCGACATCCTCCAGGGCTTCCTCTACCTCTTCCTCCAGCTCGCCGGCGGCCTCCTCTTCGTCATGCTAGGGTGGTTTATAGGAACTAGGGTGTTCCTTTAG
- a CDS encoding type II toxin-antitoxin system HicB family antitoxin: MEYFYPAIVKHDAKGGIFSVIFPDLNGCQAQGRTAEEAVLKAREALAASLLEMEEKGLEIPPASDERLFRLRYGGSRCCTILVNMETYREYREYKVRAADHQTAVWAETARKTRRVGILARVFGLR; the protein is encoded by the coding sequence ATGGAATATTTCTATCCTGCAATAGTCAAGCATGATGCAAAAGGAGGAATTTTCTCTGTCATATTCCCGGATCTGAATGGATGTCAGGCGCAGGGGCGCACTGCTGAGGAAGCAGTTCTAAAGGCAAGGGAAGCTCTGGCAGCCTCTCTTCTGGAAATGGAAGAAAAGGGCCTTGAAATTCCGCCGGCATCGGATGAAAGACTTTTTCGTCTCCGTTATGGCGGCAGCCGCTGCTGCACCATTCTGGTCAATATGGAAACCTACCGTGAATACCGTGAATATAAAGTAAGAGCCGCCGATCATCAGACGGCGGTATGGGCAGAGACAGCCCGCAAGACAAGACGAGTCGGAATTCTGGCAAGAGTCTTCGGATTAAGGTAA
- a CDS encoding transglycosylase domain-containing protein: MKRLFMLIVLACAVYWGFSQGSGIEKYIPASLTGSAPKAASSAPSSAKKDDSLYGEVTDMVSTFASGVTGTTDSGKVTVNKSKDAPNATVAKEQDIQTLRQEYHDLTNFKEALESRVHRENFVPFKDIPQYLIDGVVATEDRRFYDHGAMDPIGVARAMVTNYMAGETLEGGSTIDQQTVKNIFLSPERTMSRKIEELALAVQLDRYYTKQEILELYLNTIYFGHGAYGLREASHTYFGKEPKELDLSQCAMLAGLPQAPSAYDPIDHPKAGTERMTVVLTLMAQEGYITHEQAAHAAANLWLR, translated from the coding sequence ATGAAACGACTTTTCATGCTTATCGTTCTGGCCTGCGCCGTCTACTGGGGTTTCTCTCAGGGAAGCGGCATCGAGAAGTACATTCCGGCCAGTCTTACAGGAAGCGCGCCCAAAGCGGCTTCTTCTGCGCCTTCATCCGCCAAGAAGGATGACTCCCTCTACGGCGAGGTGACGGACATGGTTTCCACCTTCGCATCCGGCGTGACAGGAACGACGGATTCCGGCAAGGTCACAGTCAATAAATCCAAGGACGCACCGAATGCAACGGTCGCCAAGGAGCAGGACATCCAGACGCTCCGCCAGGAATACCACGACCTCACGAATTTCAAGGAAGCACTCGAATCCCGCGTCCACCGCGAGAACTTCGTTCCATTCAAGGACATCCCGCAGTACCTCATCGACGGTGTCGTTGCGACCGAAGACCGCCGCTTCTATGACCATGGCGCCATGGATCCGATCGGCGTCGCCCGCGCGATGGTGACGAACTACATGGCAGGCGAAACGCTCGAAGGCGGCAGCACGATCGACCAGCAGACGGTCAAGAACATTTTCCTCTCGCCGGAGCGCACAATGAGCCGCAAGATTGAAGAGCTCGCCCTTGCCGTCCAGCTTGACCGCTACTACACGAAGCAGGAAATCCTTGAGCTCTACCTCAATACCATTTACTTCGGTCACGGGGCATACGGCCTCAGGGAAGCCAGCCACACGTACTTTGGCAAGGAGCCGAAGGAGCTCGACCTTTCCCAGTGCGCCATGCTTGCAGGACTTCCGCAGGCGCCTTCTGCCTATGATCCCATCGATCACCCCAAGGCCGGCACCGAGCGCATGACCGTCGTCCTGACGCTCATGGCGCAGGAAGGCTACATCACGCACGAGCAGGCAGCGCATGCCGCCGCCAACTTATGGCTTCGCTAA
- a CDS encoding IS1249 family transposase, with protein MKEVRCRYCGFTCYKYGKTRAGTQRWKCRECGNVFTLPINRDAKDFSMFLDWLFSKDTQKDMTGEGRNFRRETAKFWDIWAMPPKIEELRETVYVDGIYLARKACILIRCDEHHVLGWYLCRYERAFAWEALMSRIAEPRIVVSDGGPGFQKALKKVWPNARLQRCIFHVFCQVRRYTTTRPKTLAGAQLYMLARDLLEIKTLKKAEKWVSRFESWTMKHKEFLKEMTMDDRGVMRHTHERLIKAKTSLISLIKSGNLFTYLKEADEFPSPYPATNNLIEGGVNAQLRAMLRNHRGLSVERRIKAVFWWCYMHSPKPLSLSEILKVMPTDKSISTIYNSISSQQRLADSIPAWGDAIMWDELHNSGFNPSHDWD; from the coding sequence ATGAAAGAAGTTAGATGTCGTTATTGTGGTTTTACCTGCTACAAATATGGAAAAACACGGGCAGGAACACAACGCTGGAAGTGCCGAGAATGTGGGAATGTATTTACTCTTCCTATTAATCGTGATGCGAAGGATTTCAGTATGTTTCTTGATTGGTTATTCAGCAAGGATACACAGAAGGATATGACAGGTGAAGGGCGTAATTTCCGAAGAGAAACAGCGAAATTTTGGGATATCTGGGCCATGCCGCCGAAGATTGAAGAACTGAGGGAAACTGTATATGTTGATGGCATTTATCTTGCCAGAAAAGCCTGCATTCTGATCCGTTGTGATGAGCATCATGTATTAGGATGGTATTTATGTAGATATGAACGTGCTTTTGCCTGGGAAGCCCTGATGAGTCGTATTGCTGAACCACGTATAGTCGTTTCTGACGGTGGTCCGGGTTTCCAAAAGGCATTAAAAAAAGTCTGGCCAAATGCCAGACTGCAGCGCTGCATATTTCATGTATTTTGCCAGGTACGACGTTACACAACGACTCGTCCAAAAACCCTTGCCGGTGCCCAGCTGTATATGCTTGCCAGGGATTTGTTGGAGATAAAAACTCTTAAAAAAGCAGAAAAATGGGTAAGCCGATTTGAATCTTGGACAATGAAGCATAAGGAATTTCTAAAAGAAATGACAATGGACGATAGAGGCGTAATGCGACACACCCACGAACGCCTCATAAAGGCAAAAACATCGCTCATTAGCCTGATAAAATCCGGGAATCTTTTCACCTATCTGAAAGAGGCTGATGAATTCCCAAGTCCTTATCCGGCGACAAATAATCTCATAGAGGGCGGTGTAAATGCACAGCTTCGAGCGATGCTCAGAAACCATCGTGGATTATCCGTTGAAAGACGAATAAAAGCGGTTTTCTGGTGGTGTTACATGCACTCACCGAAACCGCTTTCACTCTCAGAAATACTCAAGGTTATGCCGACCGATAAAAGCATCTCTACTATCTATAATAGCATAAGCTCACAACAAAGACTGGCAGATTCAATCCCAGCTTGGGGTGATGCCATAATGTGGGACGAATTACATAATTCTGGATTTAATCCCAGCCATGACTGGGATTAA
- a CDS encoding IS3 family transposase, with product MYSHEERLKAVKLHVDSGMGLKGIMRTLGYPHDIKVLRQWCREFKFSREIHEVDGFDDGYSLKQKTLAVKYFVNCGDLRRTIREIGYPSSTQRLKIWVEKYNLNENDHWQADQNPVKWGQDRQTGSSPLIQENPFEEIEIASNAIYKDLGFLEELFQRRLATMSKKDSEVTIESLKEEMQVLLRNMENLRKENKALLKANQSLGEKTKSLDEKCQTLAKEYKELGEQTLIKRIEYEALEIAAETIKKEEGISLKTLTNREKAIVIDALLSRSKYPLKKLLTVLNMAKASYFYQKSAMKAGDKYAEIRETIKDKFKKNRSVYGYRRIWLALRKDGKILSEKLVRRFMKEDHLVPYRKKAKKYSSYKGEISPAPNLVNRNFHADELGKLLLTDITEFHISAGKVYLSAITDVFDGKIVAWTIGTSPNAKLVNTMLVKAREALGDDKHPIVHSDRGIHYQWPGWIALMKKFGWTRSMSKKGCSPDNAACEGVFGRVKNEMFYNRSWIGVSIKEFIAYLDDYLHWYNEDRIKITLGGMSPVEYRESLGIM from the coding sequence ATGTATTCGCATGAAGAGCGCTTAAAGGCAGTCAAACTGCACGTCGATTCGGGCATGGGGCTCAAAGGCATTATGAGAACGCTCGGCTATCCTCACGACATAAAAGTGTTGCGTCAATGGTGCCGGGAATTCAAGTTCTCCAGAGAGATTCACGAAGTAGACGGATTTGATGACGGATATTCTCTCAAACAAAAAACATTAGCCGTCAAATACTTCGTAAATTGCGGCGATCTGCGGCGCACCATCAGGGAAATAGGCTATCCCAGCAGCACGCAGAGATTGAAAATATGGGTTGAGAAATACAACCTTAACGAAAACGATCATTGGCAAGCTGACCAGAACCCTGTAAAATGGGGGCAAGATCGACAGACGGGAAGCAGTCCACTGATTCAGGAGAATCCATTCGAAGAAATTGAGATAGCCTCTAACGCTATCTACAAGGACTTAGGCTTCCTCGAGGAATTGTTCCAAAGGAGGCTGGCAACAATGTCTAAAAAGGACTCGGAAGTAACGATTGAATCTTTAAAAGAAGAAATGCAAGTACTGCTTAGAAATATGGAAAACCTCCGCAAAGAGAATAAAGCATTGCTGAAAGCCAATCAGTCACTGGGAGAGAAGACGAAGTCTCTTGATGAAAAGTGCCAGACACTTGCGAAAGAGTATAAGGAGCTTGGCGAGCAGACTCTTATTAAACGGATCGAGTACGAAGCCCTCGAGATAGCTGCAGAAACAATAAAAAAAGAAGAGGGCATCAGTCTAAAAACACTGACCAATCGGGAAAAAGCCATCGTGATTGATGCCCTTCTGAGCCGCAGCAAGTATCCCCTGAAGAAACTGCTGACGGTGCTAAATATGGCTAAAGCCTCATATTTCTACCAGAAATCCGCTATGAAGGCGGGAGATAAATATGCGGAAATACGCGAAACCATCAAAGACAAATTTAAGAAGAACCGGTCGGTTTATGGTTACCGGAGAATCTGGTTAGCGCTCAGAAAAGATGGGAAAATTCTTTCTGAGAAGCTCGTCCGCCGCTTTATGAAAGAGGATCATCTGGTTCCATACCGCAAAAAAGCTAAAAAGTATAGCTCCTACAAAGGAGAAATTTCACCTGCCCCTAATCTCGTTAACAGGAATTTTCATGCCGACGAATTAGGAAAGCTGCTTCTCACAGATATTACGGAATTCCACATATCTGCAGGGAAAGTATACCTGTCAGCTATAACTGACGTCTTTGACGGCAAGATTGTCGCATGGACGATCGGCACGTCGCCGAATGCCAAACTGGTCAATACCATGCTGGTAAAAGCGAGAGAGGCCCTGGGCGATGACAAGCATCCTATCGTTCATTCAGACCGCGGTATACATTACCAATGGCCTGGATGGATCGCCTTGATGAAGAAATTCGGCTGGACAAGATCCATGTCGAAAAAAGGGTGCTCGCCGGATAATGCTGCTTGTGAAGGTGTCTTTGGAAGAGTAAAAAACGAAATGTTCTATAATAGAAGCTGGATAGGTGTATCCATTAAAGAATTCATAGCTTACCTAGACGATTATCTTCATTGGTATAATGAAGACCGAATTAAAATTACCTTGGGCGGCATGAGTCCAGTAGAATACAGAGAAAGCTTAGGGATAATGTAA
- a CDS encoding LysR family transcriptional regulator produces MNFLSMKYFVVLAEEGSFTKAAEKLHVTQQTLSAHVAGLEKESGAKLFIRHVPLELTDAGRVFYRYARIIRRNEMALERELTDAAGMGRGTLRIGVAPSRGQVVLTPVIESFRKSCPGIRIRLVEMANDMLWTALARDEIDLVLARAPEALPGIACIPFAEEYSVLYLSDDLAEALWGEKKGEILSSLSERNRELPESFAECPFLLNSESDITGALARRLFRDAAIDPVIAVESESMGTMLKLCVDGAGAYFCPESLAEKLLPRSAQKKLHRITFEDGKYEISFGYQKSAERWSMIGRFIEEAFKSRGKKFPLAKP; encoded by the coding sequence ATGAATTTTCTATCCATGAAATACTTCGTCGTGCTGGCCGAAGAAGGGAGCTTCACGAAAGCAGCGGAAAAGCTCCACGTGACGCAGCAGACACTTTCCGCGCATGTGGCAGGGCTTGAGAAGGAATCAGGCGCCAAACTCTTCATCCGCCATGTGCCGCTTGAGCTGACGGACGCAGGCCGCGTCTTCTACCGCTATGCCAGGATCATCCGCAGAAATGAAATGGCGCTTGAAAGGGAGCTGACCGATGCGGCCGGCATGGGGAGGGGGACGCTTCGGATCGGCGTTGCTCCTTCAAGAGGGCAGGTCGTCCTTACGCCCGTCATTGAATCCTTCCGGAAATCCTGTCCGGGCATCCGCATCCGCCTTGTCGAAATGGCAAATGACATGCTCTGGACAGCACTGGCAAGAGATGAGATCGACCTCGTCCTCGCCCGTGCGCCGGAAGCGCTTCCCGGCATCGCATGTATTCCCTTTGCCGAAGAGTATTCCGTCCTCTACCTCTCCGATGATCTGGCGGAGGCGCTCTGGGGAGAGAAGAAGGGAGAAATCCTCTCTTCCCTTTCTGAAAGAAACAGGGAGCTTCCTGAATCCTTTGCCGAATGTCCCTTCCTCTTGAACAGCGAGAGCGACATCACGGGGGCTCTTGCACGCCGCCTTTTCAGGGACGCCGCTATCGATCCCGTCATTGCTGTCGAGTCGGAAAGCATGGGCACGATGCTGAAGCTCTGCGTGGACGGGGCCGGCGCTTACTTCTGCCCCGAAAGTCTGGCGGAGAAGCTCCTTCCGAGAAGCGCGCAAAAAAAACTCCACCGCATCACCTTCGAGGACGGGAAGTACGAGATTTCCTTCGGGTACCAGAAAAGTGCTGAACGGTGGAGTATGATCGGTCGTTTCATAGAAGAGGCTTTCAAAAGCCGCGGGAAGAAGTTTCCCTTAGCGAAGCCATAA
- a CDS encoding SLC13 family permease: MAKVWKILIGPASFFLSAFLLWGTFTPAASFAIATAVWMALWWIIRPVSIYVTAFVPIVVNAFFNLIPNSHVISQYFSEIAVMLLGSDLICLTWTTTGLDKRVSVKALCFIGTSMKNQIFVWFLASTVLSIFLPNVVVAAIFCPIAVAMLRSVGEDDVTESRMALSILLAIGWGSGIGGFGSPIGSSANLVAVSYIEKLTGHEFMYYDWVIRFLPLLAIVFLLNLIFLWLIPAPAKDLPGTRAYFREMYSKFGTMRRGEKIGLYLFILATALAFIRPLFASFLPAMKPAYVFLVIGMLMFFLHDENGKTMLDWQYAESHAMWGMIFLFASGLALGRLVIETGAIDRLAVIIVGLQLPPGLMTMAISCTFACFLSELSSNTAAASISIPVVTGITGVMGVNPIPYILGTIVAANCAYILPVSTRAIPVGYGLNPSLQIKYGIRLSILTCATTIIICTLFMNYSPLFNEL, translated from the coding sequence TTGGCAAAGGTATGGAAAATTCTCATCGGTCCGGCATCATTCTTCTTGTCGGCTTTTCTTCTTTGGGGCACGTTCACGCCCGCGGCCTCGTTCGCCATCGCAACGGCCGTCTGGATGGCGCTCTGGTGGATCATCAGGCCTGTATCTATTTACGTCACAGCCTTCGTGCCGATTGTCGTCAATGCCTTCTTCAACCTGATCCCGAATTCCCACGTCATCAGCCAGTACTTTTCGGAAATCGCCGTCATGCTCTTGGGATCCGATCTCATCTGTCTGACATGGACGACGACGGGCCTCGACAAGCGCGTGTCGGTCAAAGCGCTCTGCTTCATCGGGACTTCGATGAAAAACCAGATTTTCGTCTGGTTCCTCGCATCGACCGTCCTTTCCATTTTCCTTCCAAACGTCGTCGTGGCCGCTATCTTCTGTCCGATTGCCGTCGCCATGCTGCGCTCGGTCGGCGAGGATGACGTGACGGAAAGCCGCATGGCGCTCTCGATCCTGCTTGCCATCGGCTGGGGAAGCGGTATCGGCGGTTTCGGCTCGCCGATCGGATCCTCTGCGAACCTTGTCGCCGTTTCCTACATCGAAAAGCTGACCGGCCATGAATTCATGTACTATGACTGGGTCATCCGTTTCCTTCCGCTCCTTGCGATCGTCTTCCTCCTGAACCTCATCTTCCTCTGGCTCATCCCGGCTCCGGCCAAGGACCTTCCGGGGACGCGCGCTTACTTCCGTGAAATGTACAGCAAGTTCGGCACCATGAGAAGGGGCGAGAAGATCGGCCTTTACCTCTTTATATTAGCGACCGCCCTCGCCTTCATCCGTCCGCTCTTCGCTTCATTCCTTCCTGCCATGAAGCCTGCTTACGTCTTCCTCGTCATCGGCATGCTGATGTTCTTCCTGCATGATGAAAATGGCAAGACGATGCTTGACTGGCAGTACGCAGAAAGCCACGCCATGTGGGGCATGATTTTCCTCTTCGCAAGTGGTCTTGCTTTGGGCCGTCTCGTCATTGAAACGGGCGCCATCGACCGCCTCGCTGTCATCATCGTAGGCCTCCAGCTTCCGCCAGGACTCATGACCATGGCTATTTCCTGTACCTTCGCCTGCTTCCTCTCCGAACTTTCGAGCAACACGGCCGCCGCTTCGATTTCCATCCCTGTCGTGACCGGCATCACAGGCGTCATGGGCGTCAACCCCATCCCGTATATCCTGGGGACCATCGTTGCCGCCAACTGCGCATACATTCTCCCCGTTTCCACAAGAGCGATTCCAGTCGGCTACGGTTTGAATCCATCGCTGCAGATCAAGTACGGCATCCGCCTTTCCATCCTGACCTGCGCGACGACCATCATCATCTGCACGCTCTTCATGAATTATTCGCCGCTCTTCAACGAGCTGTAA